A stretch of the Lolium perenne isolate Kyuss_39 chromosome 3, Kyuss_2.0, whole genome shotgun sequence genome encodes the following:
- the LOC127343530 gene encoding protein PLASTID TRANSCRIPTIONALLY ACTIVE 7: MAMAVAASFAARHHHGHLAAGLVPTPQASGRTSRSGVTISMRAQKKQSSEPGSGKEGGEGRVSGGRRVWRRRKLTKEDDTLRYKLDRIPFLEEKVRKVRENGKLVCLDINQLMLAAENRFAFTNEVAEEANAYLEKNRNEYGLKKPILHVLSDRMNEAGFSRPEGYLYPYPIKPGPYFIKEEGH; encoded by the exons ATGGCCATGGCAGTGGCCGCTTCCTTCGCCGCCCGCCACCACCACGGGCACCTCGCCGCCGGCCTCGTCCCCACCCCGCAAGCAAGCGGTAGGACTAGCCGCAGCGGTGTCACCATCTCCATGAGGGCTCAG AAAAAGCAGAGCAGTGAGCCCGGGAGTGGGAAGGAAGGCGGGGAAGGCCGAGTCAGCGGTGGGCGGCGAGTGTGGCGTCGCCGGAAACTG ACCAAAGAAGATGACACGTTGCGTTACAAGTTGGATCGCATCCCTTTCTTAGAAGAGAAAGTGAGAAAAGTAAGGGAAAACGGGAAGCTCGTGTGCTTGGACATCAACCAGCTGATGTTAGCTGCAGAGAATAGATTCGCCTTCACAAATGAGGTGGCAGAAGAAGCTAATGCCTATCTTGAGAAGAACAGGAATGAGTACGGACTGAAAAAACCTATACTCCATGTGCTCAGTGACCGCATGAACGAAGCTGGATTTTCTCGGCCAGAGGGTTACCTTTATCCGTATCCTATCAAGCCAGGGCCTTATTTCATAAAAGAAGAAGGGCACTGA
- the LOC127343526 gene encoding germin-like protein 1-2: MASSRYGMLQVLLVVAAALTAAPGVLSDPPPLQDFCVADLKAATAVDGFPCKPASTVVDDDFFSAAMVSGPSTNNPFGVNSTRATVSAFPGLNTLGLSITRTDLAPGGINPPHSHPRGSELVLVLKGEVMVGFTTATNQLFSKVVKQNELYVVPRGLQHYQLNVGKGDAVFMAMFDAQSPGLVVPTLGLFATKPAMPMEVLTKTFLMGEDEVSAMKSKFVGF, translated from the coding sequence ATGGCATCGTCTCGCTACGGTATGCTCCAGGTGCTGCTGGTGGTCGCCGCAGCCCTCACCGCGGCGCCGGGCGTCCTCTCGGACCCGCCGCCGCTCCAGGACTTCTGCGTGGCCGACCTGAAGGCCGCGACGGCGGTCGACGGGTTCCCCTGCAAGCCAGCGTCGACCGTCGTGGACGACGACTTCTTCTCCGCGGCCATGGTATCCGGGCCCAGCACCAACAACCCCTTCGGCGTCAACTCCACGCGCGCCACCGTATCCGCCTTCCCGGGCCTGAACACGCTGGGCCTCTCCATCACGCGCACCGACCTCGCGCCGGGCGGCATCAACCCGCCGCACTCGCACCCTCGTGGTTCGGAGCTGGTGCTGGTGCTCAAGGGCGAGGTCATGGTCGGGTTCACGACGGCGACCAACCAGCTCTTCTCCAAGGTGGTGAAGCAGAACGAGCTCTACGTGGTGCCCCGCGGCCTGCAGCACTACCAGCTCAACGTTGGCAAGGGAGACGCCGTGTTCATGGCTATGTTCGACGCCCAGTCGCCGGGCCTGGTGGTGCCGACGCTCGGGCTCTTCGCCACCAAACCGGCGATGCCCATGGAGGTGCTAACCAAGACGTTCCTCATGGGCGAGGACGAGGTTAGCGCAATGAAGTCCAAATTCGTCGGCTTCTGA
- the LOC127343529 gene encoding uncharacterized protein, with protein MASRQDQASYHAGEAKARAEEKTGHMMGAAQEKAREAKDTASDAAGRAMDRGGDAKEATKEKAYEAKDAASDATGRAMDKGRGAAEATKEKGCEAKDKAAGTAQQTGSYIGQTAEAAKQKAAGAAQYTVDTARAGAEQTGSYVAQTAEVAKQKAGAVAQYAVDTAVAGKDKTGSLLVQAGETVKGAAVGAKDAVMNTIGMGGDTTNGSANVPAKDTSTYKPATRDY; from the exons ATGGCTTCTCGTCAGGACCAAGCTAGCTACCACGCCGGTGAGGCCAAGGCCCGCGCCGAG GAGAAGACGGGGCACATGATGGGCGCGGCGCAGGAGAAGGCGAGGGAGGCCAAGGACACGGCCTCCGACGCCGCGGGCCGCGCCATGGACCGGGGCGGCGACGCCAAGGAGGCGACCAAGGAGAAGGCCTACGAGGCCAAGGACGCGGCGTCGGACGCCACGGGCCGCGCCATGGACAAGGGCCGCGGTGCAGCGGAGGCCACCAAGGAGAAGGGCTGCGAGGCCAAGGACAAGGCGGCCGGGACCGCGCAGCAGACCGGGAGCTACATCGGGCAGACGGCCGAGGCGGCCAAGCAGAAGGCGGCCGGCGCCGCGCAGTATACCGTGGACACCGCGCGCGCGGGCGCGGAGCAGACTGGGAGCTACGTCGCGCAGACCGCCGAGGTTGCCAAGCAGAAGGCCGGCGCCGTGGCGCAGTACGCCGTGGATACTGCCGTCGCCGGCAAGGACAAGACTGGCAGCCTCCTCGTGCAG GCAGGGGAGACGGTGAAGGGCGCGGCGGTGGGGGCCAAGGACGCGGTGATGAACACGATCGGAATGGGCGGCGACACCACAAACGGCAGCGCCAACGTCCCAGCCAAGGACACGAGCACTTACAAGCCTGCCACTCGGGATTACTAA